The Amycolatopsis sp. DG1A-15b genome window below encodes:
- a CDS encoding glycoside hydrolase family 6 protein, translated as MAAGGLAAVAVTAVVATTTGAGAQAAASAYYVDPGTNAAKWVAANPGDSRTAVIRDRIASVPQARWFTTTNTSTVRGEVDAYTSAAAAAGKIPIMVVYDIPNRDCGGASSGGAPSHDAYRAWIDQVAAGLAGRPAAIVLEPDVLPQMTNCQNSDQQRQTTASMAYAGKKLKAGSSQAKVYFDIGHSAWLSPGDAATRLRAADISNSADGISTNVSNYRATSDEVAYDKAILGQLGDSRLKAVVDTSRNGNGPQGSEWCDPGGRAIGTPSTNQTGDGQIDAFLWIKPPGEADGCIATAGQFVPQRAYDLAIAAGPIQTTTPTTPTTPTTPTTPTTPTTPTSPTTTTPQPTGGCKVTHRVVSSWPTGYTGEIVIENRGAAITGWTLTFSAPGVTVSQGWAGTWSDTGDVVKVENTSWNGNLGTNATATLGYNANYTGSTPPFLQPALNGTYCS; from the coding sequence GTGGCAGCCGGCGGACTCGCCGCGGTGGCCGTGACCGCCGTGGTCGCCACGACCACGGGAGCCGGCGCACAGGCCGCCGCCTCGGCGTACTACGTCGACCCGGGCACCAACGCGGCCAAGTGGGTCGCGGCGAACCCCGGCGACTCGCGCACCGCGGTCATCCGCGACCGCATCGCCTCGGTACCGCAGGCGCGGTGGTTCACCACCACGAACACGTCCACGGTGCGCGGTGAGGTGGACGCCTACACCAGCGCGGCGGCCGCCGCGGGCAAGATCCCGATCATGGTCGTCTACGACATCCCCAACCGCGACTGCGGCGGCGCGAGCAGCGGCGGCGCACCGTCCCACGACGCCTACCGGGCCTGGATCGACCAGGTGGCAGCCGGGCTGGCGGGCCGGCCCGCCGCCATCGTGCTCGAGCCCGACGTGCTCCCGCAGATGACGAACTGCCAGAACAGCGATCAGCAGCGCCAGACCACGGCGTCGATGGCGTACGCGGGCAAGAAGCTGAAAGCCGGCTCGTCGCAGGCGAAGGTGTACTTCGACATCGGGCACTCCGCCTGGCTTTCCCCCGGTGACGCCGCGACGCGGCTGCGGGCCGCCGACATCTCCAACAGCGCCGACGGCATCTCGACCAACGTGTCCAACTACCGCGCGACCTCCGACGAAGTGGCCTACGACAAGGCGATCCTCGGCCAGCTCGGTGACTCGCGGCTGAAGGCCGTGGTGGACACGAGCCGCAACGGCAACGGGCCGCAGGGCAGCGAGTGGTGCGACCCGGGCGGGCGTGCGATCGGCACGCCGAGCACCAACCAGACCGGCGACGGCCAGATCGACGCGTTCCTGTGGATCAAGCCGCCGGGCGAGGCGGACGGCTGCATCGCCACGGCCGGCCAGTTCGTGCCCCAGCGGGCCTACGACCTCGCCATCGCGGCCGGGCCGATCCAGACCACCACCCCCACGACGCCGACCACGCCGACAACACCGACGACACCCACCACGCCGACCACGCCCACTTCCCCGACCACCACGACCCCGCAGCCGACCGGCGGCTGCAAGGTCACCCACCGGGTGGTCAGCAGCTGGCCGACCGGCTACACCGGCGAGATCGTCATCGAGAACCGCGGCGCGGCCATCACCGGCTGGACGCTGACGTTCTCCGCACCCGGCGTGACCGTCAGCCAGGGCTGGGCCGGGACCTGGAGCGACACCGGCGACGTCGTCAAGGTCGAGAACACGTCGTGGAACGGCAACCTGGGCACGAACGCGACGGCCACGCTCGGCTACAACGCGAACTACACCGGCAGCACGCCGCCGTTCCTGCAGCCGGCGCTCAACGGGACCTACTGCTCCTGA